From Acinetobacter suaedae, one genomic window encodes:
- a CDS encoding HD domain-containing protein, which produces MQQYLTLLEKSWFELHRHYHFSEPQKVFNKLIAAYSEKQRAYHTLQHVYECLILLESIRSDLKDAYSVELALWFHDAIYDPQAKDNEMKSVELFEKYMAQDLSVEIVEKIKRWIIATQKHESTNELDLQFLLDIDLAILAASPERFEEYEQQIQQEYAWVESEIYSIKRKEVLAHFYQVEPLYQTEYFQQNFEQRAKVNLREILDEK; this is translated from the coding sequence ATGCAGCAGTATTTAACGCTATTAGAAAAATCATGGTTTGAACTGCATCGGCATTATCATTTTTCTGAACCGCAGAAAGTTTTTAATAAGTTGATTGCTGCCTACAGTGAAAAACAGCGAGCTTATCATACGCTTCAGCATGTGTATGAATGTTTGATCTTGCTTGAATCGATTCGATCTGACTTAAAAGATGCTTATTCAGTTGAGTTAGCACTTTGGTTTCATGATGCGATCTATGATCCGCAAGCAAAAGATAATGAAATGAAAAGTGTGGAGCTGTTTGAAAAGTATATGGCTCAGGACCTATCTGTTGAGATTGTTGAAAAGATCAAGCGCTGGATTATTGCGACGCAAAAGCATGAATCAACGAACGAGTTGGATTTGCAGTTTTTATTAGATATCGATTTGGCGATTCTAGCGGCTTCACCAGAACGTTTCGAGGAGTATGAGCAACAGATTCAACAAGAATATGCTTGGGTGGAATCAGAAATTTATTCCATTAAACGAAAAGAAGTTCTTGCACATTTTTATCAAGTGGAACCGTTGTATCAAACGGAATATTTTCAACAGAATTTTGAGCAAAGGGCGAAAGTGAATTTGAGGGAAATATTAGATGAGAAATAG
- a CDS encoding thiazole synthase translates to MQDSPLIIGSRTFQSRLLVGTGKYKDLNETDLAIQASGAEIVTVAIRRVNIGQHADQPNLLSVIPPEKYTILPNTAGCFDADSAIRTCMLARELLDGHNLVKLEVLGDEKTLYPNVTATLKAAQTLIDDGFEIMVYTSDDPIVAQELESMGCVAIMPLGSLIGSGLGILNPHTISIIKENAKVPVLVDAGVGTASDAAIAMELGCDGVLMNTAIAAAQNPILMASAMKKAVEAGREAFLAGRMPRKRMANASSPETGYFFK, encoded by the coding sequence ATGCAAGATTCCCCTTTAATTATTGGTTCACGTACTTTCCAATCTCGTCTACTGGTCGGAACTGGTAAATATAAAGATCTCAATGAAACCGATTTAGCCATTCAAGCAAGCGGTGCTGAAATTGTGACCGTTGCAATTCGTCGCGTAAACATTGGTCAGCATGCCGATCAACCAAATTTACTCTCAGTCATTCCACCTGAGAAATACACGATTCTGCCAAATACAGCTGGCTGTTTTGATGCAGATAGCGCGATTCGTACCTGCATGCTGGCTCGTGAACTGCTTGATGGTCACAACTTGGTAAAGCTTGAAGTACTCGGTGATGAAAAAACCTTGTATCCGAATGTGACTGCAACGCTCAAAGCCGCGCAAACCTTGATTGATGATGGTTTTGAGATCATGGTCTACACCTCGGATGATCCGATCGTCGCTCAAGAGCTTGAAAGCATGGGCTGTGTAGCAATCATGCCTTTGGGTAGTTTAATTGGTTCCGGTCTCGGCATTCTGAATCCACACACCATTTCCATCATCAAAGAAAATGCCAAAGTTCCTGTATTGGTGGATGCTGGTGTGGGTACTGCAAGTGATGCGGCGATTGCGATGGAACTCGGTTGTGACGGCGTATTGATGAATACAGCCATTGCCGCGGCGCAAAATCCAATTTTGATGGCTTCTGCGATGAAAAAAGCCGTTGAAGCGGGTCGTGAAGCATTCTTGGCGGGTCGTATGCCGCGTAAGCGTATGGCCAATGCCAGCTCGCCTGAAACGGGTTATTTCTTCAAGTAA
- the thiS gene encoding sulfur carrier protein ThiS, whose amino-acid sequence MHIYLNGESTDTSCENLQQLIQSLALEGKRFAVEKNQQIIPKSKLEQTAIAPEDRIEIIQAVGGG is encoded by the coding sequence ATGCATATCTATTTAAATGGCGAGTCAACAGACACGTCTTGTGAAAATCTACAGCAATTGATTCAAAGCTTGGCACTTGAAGGCAAACGCTTCGCTGTAGAAAAGAACCAGCAAATCATTCCTAAGAGCAAACTTGAGCAAACCGCAATTGCTCCTGAAGATCGTATTGAAATTATCCAAGCTGTTGGTGGCGGCTAA
- a CDS encoding DUF423 domain-containing protein codes for MWIAISAINLALAVMLGAFGAHGLKSFATPEQLTWWGTATQYFFYHALGLLMLGVLNKTTPTFSIKIPFILMQIGILFFCGSLYIMALGLPRILGAITPIGGAFMIAGWLFLAWHATKHAK; via the coding sequence ATGTGGATAGCAATCTCTGCAATCAATCTTGCCCTTGCAGTCATGCTCGGAGCGTTTGGTGCTCATGGACTTAAATCCTTTGCAACGCCTGAGCAACTGACTTGGTGGGGTACCGCAACCCAATATTTTTTCTACCACGCGCTTGGCTTATTAATGTTGGGCGTATTAAATAAAACCACGCCAACTTTTTCTATAAAAATTCCGTTTATTTTGATGCAAATTGGCATCCTCTTTTTCTGTGGTTCATTGTACATTATGGCGCTGGGCTTGCCTCGAATATTAGGTGCGATTACGCCGATTGGTGGTGCCTTTATGATCGCAGGTTGGCTATTCCTCGCATGGCATGCGACCAAACATGCGAAATAA
- the rpoH gene encoding RNA polymerase sigma factor RpoH, whose translation MTTDSSNQLMPLSLSAPGVNLGAYISTVNQIPILTAEQEKELAERYYYDQDLDAAKLLVMSHLRFVVHIARSYAGYGLPQGDLIQEGNLGLMKAVKRFDPNMGVRLVSFAVHWIKAEIHEYVIRNWRIVKIATTKAQRKLFFNLRSLKKSSKRLSLEEAQAIANDLNVTPEQVLEMEGRLTAYDAAFEAQGDDDDDTPHTAPALYLEDNRYDPARLAEEEDYEEQSTAALHEAMDQLDDRSRNILQRRWLDDDKSTLHELAAEYNVSAERIRQLEKNAMEKIKTAMSAS comes from the coding sequence ATGACTACTGACAGCAGCAATCAATTGATGCCCCTGTCATTGTCTGCGCCAGGCGTAAATCTTGGTGCATATATCAGTACTGTCAATCAAATTCCAATTTTAACAGCCGAGCAGGAAAAAGAACTTGCAGAGCGTTATTATTATGACCAAGATCTTGATGCTGCCAAATTACTGGTAATGTCACACTTACGTTTTGTTGTTCATATTGCACGTAGCTATGCAGGTTATGGATTGCCACAAGGCGATCTGATTCAAGAAGGCAACCTCGGATTGATGAAAGCTGTTAAGCGCTTCGATCCAAATATGGGTGTGCGTTTAGTTTCATTTGCCGTGCATTGGATCAAGGCTGAGATTCACGAATATGTAATTCGTAACTGGCGTATCGTTAAAATTGCAACAACCAAAGCTCAACGTAAATTATTTTTTAATTTACGTAGTCTCAAAAAATCAAGCAAGCGACTGTCTTTAGAAGAAGCTCAAGCGATTGCAAATGATTTAAATGTGACGCCTGAGCAAGTGCTCGAAATGGAAGGTCGTTTAACCGCATACGATGCAGCTTTCGAAGCACAAGGTGATGATGACGATGATACACCACATACAGCTCCTGCACTCTACCTAGAAGATAATCGTTATGATCCAGCACGACTTGCTGAAGAAGAAGATTACGAAGAACAAAGTACTGCAGCACTACATGAGGCTATGGATCAACTTGATGATCGCTCACGTAATATCTTACAACGTCGTTGGCTAGATGATGATAAATCTACACTACACGAATTAGCTGCCGAATATAACGTTTCAGCAGAACGTATTCGTCAGCTTGAAAAGAATGCGATGGAAAAGATCAAAACCGCCATGTCTGCAAGTTAA
- a CDS encoding sulfurtransferase TusA family protein, giving the protein MTTLPSHSTEIIDALGQPCPMPLLMLKRALKKSNGKKLYLLKSSDPHSEIDVTRYCQIKNLQCQTTKISENEFHYLIESL; this is encoded by the coding sequence ATGACCACCTTACCCTCTCATTCAACTGAAATTATTGATGCTTTAGGACAACCGTGTCCAATGCCATTATTAATGTTGAAACGAGCCCTAAAAAAATCAAACGGTAAAAAACTTTACCTATTAAAATCATCAGATCCACATAGTGAAATTGATGTAACACGATATTGCCAAATCAAAAATCTACAATGCCAAACAACGAAAATATCTGAAAATGAATTTCACTACCTCATTGAATCTCTTTAG
- a CDS encoding cold-shock protein — MTAREQGVVKWFNDTKGFGFIQRNGGDDVFVHFRAIVGEGHRSLRDGQRVEFSVVQGQKGFQAENVQPLD, encoded by the coding sequence ATGACAGCTCGTGAACAAGGCGTAGTAAAGTGGTTTAATGACACTAAAGGCTTTGGTTTTATTCAACGTAACGGCGGTGATGACGTATTTGTTCATTTCCGTGCAATTGTTGGTGAAGGTCACCGTTCTTTACGTGACGGCCAACGTGTAGAATTTAGCGTAGTTCAAGGACAAAAAGGTTTCCAAGCTGAAAACGTTCAGCCTTTAGACTAA